The proteins below come from a single Cannabis sativa cultivar Pink pepper isolate KNU-18-1 chromosome 3, ASM2916894v1, whole genome shotgun sequence genomic window:
- the LOC115709627 gene encoding uncharacterized protein LOC115709627: MALNNGLRSIAKQLIASSSESTLFLKQGTRSLHSTGVKRMGGGGHGHDDYEYYLHAKHMYNLDRMKYQKVKMPLAVFTAFSIGVFVPVYAVIFQQKKTASA; the protein is encoded by the exons ATGGCCTTAAACAACGGTCTCAGATCCATCGCCAAGCAGCTTATCGCTTCCTCATCCGAATCCACCCTTTTCCTCAAGCAAG GTACTAGAAGTCTTCACTCAACCGGAGTGAAGAGAATGGGTGGAGGAGGACACGGGCATGACGATTACGAATACTACCTTCATGCAAAGCACATGTACAATTTGGACAGGATGAAGTATCAGAAAGTGAAGATGCCTCTTGCTGTCTTTACTGCCTTTAGCATTGGTGTTTTCGTTCCAGTCTACGCTGTTATTTTCCAGCAAAAGAAGACCGCCTCTGCTTAG